GCCGCCCCGGCCGCCGACCCCGTGGCCTCGCCTCTTGCGAAGCGGGCGTGACCGTGGCGCGACGCTGGCTCATCCTCGCCGACGACCTCACCGGCGCGGCCGATTGCGCCATCGCCTTCGCCCGGCGCGGCCGCCGGACTTGCGTGCAATGCGGCGAGGCGGGATCGGGAGCGGAGGACGACGTCGTCTCGCACGATGCCGACAGCCGCCAGCTCGGCCCGGAGGCGGCGGCCTCGCGCCACGCCGCCCTCCTCGACCGGCTGCATCATCCGGGCCGCTCGATCCTCAAGAAGATCGACTCGACCCTGCGCGGGCAGCCGGCGGCGGAACTTGCCGCCACGCTCGAGGGCTTGCGGCGGCGCCACGGCGCAGCCTTCGCGATCCTGGCGCCGGCCTTCCCGGCGACCGGCCGCACCACGCGGGACGGGCGGATCATGGTCGAGGGCCGACCCCTGGAGGAGACCGAGCTCTGGCGCCGGGACCGTACCTACGCGACCGGATCGCTGCCCGCGATGCTGGAGGGAGCGGGCCTGCCGAGCGCGACGATCGCGCTCGCCACCGTGCGGGCTGGGCCTGAATCCTTGCGCGAGGCCCTGGCGCAGGCCGCACGGGCGGGAGCGGTCGCGGTGCTCGACGCGGAGTCCGACGACGACCTCGCGCGGATCGCCGAGGCCGGCCTCGCGCCCGGTGCGCGGGCGAGCCTGGTCTGGGTCGGCAGCGCCGGCCTCGCCCATGCGCTGGCGGCACGGGAGACGGCGCCGGCCGCTCCGTCCGAAAACATCTCTACCGGTTCGGGCGGCACCCTCGTGGTGGTGGGCAGCCTCGCCGCCGCCTCCCGCGCCGCCGCGCGCCGGCTCGCGGGCGAGGCGGGTGTGCGCCACGTCCCGGTCGCGCCGGACCTGCTGCTCGCGGCCGACGAAACCGAGCGGGCCCGCTGCCGGAACGCCGTGACCGCGGGAGTGAGCGCCGGAGACGACGTGCTGGTCGAGGTCGCGATGGGCGAGGCGCCGGACCTCGCCCTGGGGCCGCGCCTCGCCGACGCCCTCGGCGCCTGGCTCGCCCCGGCCGCTCCCCATCTCGGCGGGCTGGTGGCGACGGGGGGCGAGACCGCCGCGGCGCTCCTCGCCCATTTCCGGGTCGACGGCCTGCGGCTGATCGACGAGATCGAGGCGGGCGTCTCCCTCGGCCTCACACGGGGCGCGCTCCGGGTTCCGATCGTCACCAAGGCCGGCGCCTTCGGCACGCCTGAGACGCTGGTGCGCGCCGTCCATCACCTCCGGGCCATCCGAAACCAGGGTTCCTCGACATGAGCCGACCGACCGTCGCGATCACCATGGGCGATGCCTCCGGCATCGGGCCCGAGATCATCATGAAGGCACTCGCCCTGCCCGAGGTCCTGGCGCTGTGCCGGCCGCTGGTCGTCGGCGATGCCGGGCGCCTGCGCGAGGCCGGCCGCATCGTCGGCTCGGCGCTCGCGGTCCAGGCGATCACGTCGCCCGAGGAGGCGGTCGATGCCCCCGGCACCGTCGCCTGCATCGACCTCGCGCTGATCCCGCCGGGCCACCCGTTCGGCCGCGTCTCGCCGGTCTCCGGCGAGGCGGCGTTCCGCTACATCGCGCGGGCGGTCGAGATCGTCCAGGCGGGCGAGGCCGCGGCGATCTGCACAGCGCCCCTGAGCAAGGAGGCCCTGCACGCCGCCGGCCACAGGTATCCGGGCCACACGGAACTCCTGGCCGAGCTCACCGGTACGCCGGAAGTCTCGATGATGCTGGTCTCGCCCAAGCTCCGGGTGATCCACGTCACGACGCATATCGGGCTGATCGACGCCATCGCGCGGATCGAGCCGGGCCTCGTCGGGCGGGTGATCGGGCGCGCCCACGACACCCTGGTCAAGGCCGGCATCGCCGATCCGCGGATCGGCGTCTGCGCGATCAACCCTCATGCCGGCGAGAACGGGTTGTTCGGCCGCGGCGAGGAGGCGGAGAAGATCGCACCCGCCGTCGAGGCCTGCCGGGCCAAGGGCTGGCGGGTCGAGGGGCCGCTGCCGGCCGACACGCTGTTCTTCCTGGCAGGACGGGGCGATTACGACATCGTGGTGGCGATGTACCACGACCAGGGCCACGGCCCGATCAAGGTGCTGGGGCTCGAGGCGGGGGTGAACGTCACCGTCGGGCTGCCGGTGATCCGCACCTCGGTCGATCACGGCACCGCCTTCGACATCGCCGGCACGGGCGTCGCCGATGCGGGCTCGCTGGTCGAGGCCCTGCGCCAGGCCGTCGACTTGGCACCCCGGGCAGGGGCATTGGCCCCGCGCCGGGCGGTCTGACCCCCATGACCCGCGGCCGGCACCGTCACCCGCTGCTGCTGGAGGCGCTCCAGGCCGGCGAGGTCGTGGTCGAGGAACTGGCGGAGCGCTTCGGCGTCTCCGCCTCGACGATCCGGCGCGACCTGCAACGGCTGGCGAGCGAGAAGACGATCACCCGCACCTATGGCGGCGCGGTGATCGCCCATCCGCTCCCCGAGACGAGCCTGCCGGAGCGCGAGGCGCAGGCGAGGCCGGAGAAGGCCGCCATCGCGCGGGCCGCCCTCTCGTTGCTCGCCGACGACGACATCCTGATCCTCGACGGCGGCTCGACGGTGGCGGCCTTCGGGGCCGGCCTCGCCGGGCGGCACCACACGGTCATCACCAACAACCTGCCGCTGGTCGGCATACTCGCCGCCGCGCCCGGGCTCAGCCTGACGGTGCTCGGCGGCGCGGTGCGGCCCGGCAGCATGAGCACGATGGGCCCGCTCGCCGAGGCCTCCTTGCGCCGCCTCACCGCCGACAAGGCCGTGGTGAGCGGCGACGGCTTCGTCGCCGGCCGCGGCCTGTGCGAGGCGGCGATCGAGCAGGTCGCCCTCAAGTCGCTGATGATGGAGCAGGCGGCCGAGGTCGTCGTGCTGATGGATTCCTCGAAGCTCGGCCGCGCGGCACAGGGCGCCTGGGCACCCCTGCCGGCCTGCTGGACCCTGGTGACCGATGCGGGCGCCACGGACGCGCAATGCGCGGACGCGGAAGGCGCCGGGGCGCGGGTGGTGCGGGTGGTGCGGGTAGCGGAGTGAGCGGCGCTTACGCCGCCCGCACCGTCGCGAGGAACCGCGCCACCTCCGCCGAGAGGTGCTCCGACTGGCGCGACATCTCGGAGGCCGCGCCGAGCACCTGGGCCGCCGCCGCCCCGGTCTCGCCGGCGGTTTCGGCGAGCGTCGCGATGGTGCCGGTGACCGCACCGGTGCCGGCTGCCGCCTCGGCGACGTTGCGGACGATCTCCTGGGTCGCCGCGCCCTGCTCCTCTACCGCCGCGGCGATCGAACTGGCGACGCCGTCGATCTCGCGGATGCGCCGGCCGATGCCGTCGATGGCCGACGCGGCCTGGCCTGTCGAGGCCTGGATGCGGCCGATCTGGCCGGTGATCTCCTCGGTCGCTCGTGCCGTCTGGCCGGCGAGCTGCTTGACCTCCGCGGCGACCACCGCGAAGCCCCGTCCCGCCTCGCCGGCCCGGGCCGCCTCGATCGTGGCGTTGAGCGCCAGGAGGTTGGTCTGGCTGGCGATCGACGAGATGAGGGCCACCACGTCGCCGACCTTGGCGGCGGCCTGCGACAGGTCCTGAACCAGCGCCATCGTCTCGCTCGCCTCGCCGACGGCGACCCGCGCCAGCTCGGCCGAGCCCGAGACCTGCCGGCCGATCTCCTGGACCGACGAGCCCAGTTCCTCGGCCGCCGCCGCCACCACGGTGACGTTGGCCGCTGCGTCACCCGCCGCGCTCGCGACGGCGCCCGACTGGCCGGCGGCTTGCGCGGCGCTGCCGCTGAGCGAGCGGGCCGTGGCCTCGAGCTCGGTGGCCGCCGCCGAGACGCCGCCGACGATGCTGCCGACCGCCTGTTCGAAGCCGTCGGCCATCTGGCGCATGCCGAGCTTGCGCTGCTCCTCGGCCGAGGCGCGGGCGAGCGCGGTCTCCTCCTCCAGCGCGCGGGCGCGGATCAGGTTGTCGCGGAACACCACCACCGAGCCGGCCAGCGCGCCGATCTCGTCCCGGCGCCCCTGCCCCGGGATCGTCACCGCGGCGTCGCCGCCGGCGAGGCGCTGGGTCACGGCGGTGATCGCCCGCAGCGGTACGGCGACGCCGTACCGTACCAGCACCATCGCACCGCCCGCGACGAGGAGCCCCAGGCCGATCAACGCCAGCATCTTCCGGTTGGCGCTGACATAGGTCTCCTCGATCAGGTCGCCGCTCGCCTTGGAGCCGGTGCCGTTCAGCGCGACCAGCTTCTCCCAGGTGCCCATGATGGCGATGACGCCATTCGACATGTCGGTGTTGTAGATCCGCTGGGCGGCGGCCACGTCGCCCCCGGTCGCCTTCCCGATGGCCTGGCGCTGATACTCGGCATAGGCGGTAATATGCCGGCGGAACTCGGCGTAGAGATCGCGCTCGGCCTGCGACAGCGGCAGCGCCTCGAAGCGGGCGAACTGCGCGGCGAGGATCTCGTCGCGCTTGGCGATCTGCCCGGCGACCTGGGTCCGGAATTCGGGCGTGTCGGCGGTGAGCAGGCGCGAGATGTTGACCCGCTGGCGCATGAAGTTGATGCCGATCGATCCGAGCGTATCGGTGGCCGGCACCCGGACGTCGCGCAGGTCCGAGGCCGCCGTGTTCACGCGACGCAGCTCAAGCAGCGCGAGACCGCCTGTCGCTCCGATCAGCAGGGCCAGGGCGACGAGGCACAGCCCCAGCTTCGTCGCGATCGACAACCCGTTGCGCATGAGACTTAATTCCCGACATCATTCAGCCGCCGTGGGGAAATCGTATCAGCCAACAGTTAATCTTGTTTTAGCGAATACGAGACGGAATGCGCGCCGCTTCACTTCGATACGGAGCCAACGACAAAGCTCTCGATCCGAGCCGACGTCCTATACCACGTGGGCGATCCAGCTTACCTGCAAGAGCAAGACCACCGCTCCTCCGCGGGAATCGACGAGGGTGTGAGCGGGGCTCGTCGCCGCCTCGACGGCAGAGGAAGCGCAGGATCTCTCCTCTCAGGATCTCTCCTCTCATGGGGGCGGGGTGAGGATGGAGATTGTCCGGAATGGAACTCCGCCCCGTCTCATCGAACCAGGCCGCTCTCGCGCGGGATCTTACCTCCCCGAGCCGCTCGCCCAGGCTGGAGACGGGAGGAACCCGCGAACCTTCCTCTCTCCGGAGAGCCCCGCGCCGCGAGCGGGCATCATCACCCCAACTAAAAATACGTAAGCATGTTAAGGACTAACATATCAAGTCGTTGCACAATAAAACATTCTCATGTTTCTCGTTTTTTCTGATTGTAACAGTATTCATTGGTCAATGGACAGTTATCGCAACATCGCGCATCTTCACATTGCGAGCGGGACGTCCGAACCCGCCGATACCGGAGTGGCATCATGAAGAAGCTCGACGCCAAGTCCCTCGGCTCCGTCGCTGGCGGCTGCTGCCTGCCCGCTTGCCCGCCCCCGTGCCCCCCGCCGGCCCCCTGCCCGCCGCCGGCCCCGACCTGCTGCAGCGCCAAGTCCCGCGTCTGCTAAGTCCCGCGTCTGCTAAGTCCTGCGTCTGTCAAGTCGCAGATCCGTCGATCCCGCCGGATCGACCATCGCGGCAGGGTCGCGCGGCCTCGGCCAGCGACCCTGCGCGACGGGACGATGCCGGCCCGATTCAGGCCCGGCATCGATCGGATCCCGGATCCCCTGCCCCGGGTGGGACAGGGGGTCTTCGGGCCTTCGACCTCCCGCTTTCCGCGCCGCGTCAGGCCGCCAGTTCGTCCTTCACGAAGCGTCCGTCGATCATGATCGCCCGCAGGTGCCGGCCCTGGCCGGTGAGGAGCGAGAGATCGGCGAGCGGGTCGCCGTCGACCACGATCAGGTCGGCGAAGGCGCCGGGCGCCACCACTCCGGCCTTGCCCTCCAGGCGCACGACCTTGGCGGCGTTGATCGTGGCCGAGCGAATCACCTCGATCGCCGGCAGGCAGCGGCCGCGGATCACGAATTCCTCCGACTGGTGGCGGTGCATCTCGCCGAGGAGATCGGTGCCGTAGGCCATCATCACGCCGGCCTCCCGCAGGGTCTCGAGGGCCTTCAGCCCCGCCTCGCGCACATCCTCGATCTTGGCGACCGAGGCCGGCGGAAGCCCCAGGCTGGCGCCCTCCTTGGCAAGGGCATCGAAGGTGACGTTGGTGGGAACGACGTAAGCGCCCTTGTCGCGGATCAGCCGCGCCGTCTCCGGGGTCACCAGGTTGCCGTGCTCGACCGAGATCACTCCGCACTCGACCGCCCGGCGGATCGCCGCGTCGGTGTAGAGATGGGCGGCGACGTAGGTCTGAGCGTTGTTCGCCTCCTCGACGATCGCCCGCAACTCGTCCACCGAGTAGCCCAGGAAGGCGATCGGGTCGGTCGGCGAGGAAACCCCGCCATTCGCCATGATCTTGATGAAGTCGGCCCCGGCCTTGATCTCCTCGCGCGCCACCCGGCGCACCGCGTCGACCCCGTCGCAGACCCGGCCGAGCGCGCCGAGCTTGGTGCCGTAATGGCTCACGTCCCGGGCGTGGTAGCGGCCGCGATAGTCGGTGTGGCCGCCGGTCTGCGACAGGGCCTTGCCGCAGATCACCAGGCGCGGGCCGTCGATCAGCCCTTCCTTCACCGCCATGACCAGGCCGTGGTCGGCGCCGCCGAGGTCGCGCACGGTGGTGAAGCCGCGCATCAGCATGCCGCGCATGATCTTCGCGGTGCGCAACGCCACCAGCGAATCCGGCAGCTCGGCATTGGCACCGAGATCGGGGATCGTCGCGATGACGTGGACGTGGCAATCGATCAGGCCCGGCATCAGCGTGCGGCCGGCGAGATCGATCACGCGGGCCGAGGAGGCGGTGAGCGGCTTGTCCGAGACCTCCCGGATCGAGCCGCCCTCGACCAGCACGTCGTGGCCGTCGAGCGCATTGTCGTGGGTGCCGTCGAGGACCCGGGCGTTGCGGAACAGGACGAGGTCGGCGCTCATGCGGAGGTCCTTCTCTTCATGCGGGCGGCCCGGGGACGAGCGCGCGAGCCTGAGCGGCACACTGGACAGCGAGAAAAAAACAGGCAAGCTTGTTTTTTTATCAGGCACCCGCGCCCCGGAGGATCGGTGACGCAGACCGGACGGCAGCCCCAGGCCCGCAGCCTCGCGACCCGCGAGCGCGTGGTGCGCGCCACGATCGACGAGATCCACGCCGTCGGCTACCACGCCGCGACGACGCAGGCGATCGCCGAGCGGGCGCAGGTCTCGCGCGGGGCGCTGCTGCACCACTTCCCGACACGGGCCGATCTTGTGCGGGCGGCCCTCGAGACCCTGCTCGACGACGGCACCGCCGAGATCCGGTCGGTGTCGCGGGACGTACGCTCCGGGGCACTGCCGCTCGCGGATTTCGTCGAGTTCCTGTGGCCGCTCTTCTCCGGCCGGTTCTTCCAGCTGTCGCTGGAGCTGATCAACGAGGCGCGCACCGATCCGGACCTGCGCCACTGCCTGATCCCGGTGGTGCAGCGCTTCCACGCCGCCCTCGACGCGATCTGGGTCGAGTTCTGCGATGCCGATGCCCGGCCGCCGCGGGAGGCGCGGATCATCCTCAACCTCACCGTCAACCTGATGCGCGGCATGGGCGTGCAGACGGTGCTGCGGCCCGATCCCGACTATTTTCGCGACCTGATCGAGGCCTGGAAGGCGGTGCTGCCGCTTCTCATCGCCGGTCCGGCGGGCGATGCGGCCTTCGCGGGTCCGCGCTTCCGCGCGGCCTCGGCGTGAGCGAGCCTCGCGCTTGGCACCCCTCTTGCCAACACCCGTCTTGCCAAAGGGGCGGGCACCTGTCCTACAAATAGGTCAGCTGTCGTCACCTCCGAAACCGTGAACGCATGAGCGCCGCCATCCTCTCCCCCGCCGGGCCCGGCCTCTCGGCCCGGCTCGGCCGCCTCGCCGTCCTGGCGGCCGTCATCCTCGCCTACGCGATCGTGTTCGCGCCGATCGTGATGGTGGTCGTCACCTCGTTCTTCGATCAGGAGATCGTCACTTTCCCGCCGGACGGCCTGACCTGGCGCTGGTACCTCAATGCCTGGGCGCAACGCGACTTCGCCCGCGGCTTCGTCACCTCGCTCCAGATCGCGCTTGCGGCCACCGCCATCGGCGTGCCGCTGGGCACCGCCGCCGCCCTGGCGCTGGTGCGGGCGAACATCCCCGGGCGCGGGCTCATCAACACCTTCCTGCTGGCCCCGCTCGCGGTGCCGGCGATCGTCGCGGGCTCCGCCCTCTACATGTTCTATCTGCGGGCCGAGGACTGGCTCGACATGGACATCAAGGCGACGCTCGGCGGCCTCGTCGCCGCCAACGTCCTCATCACGATCCCCTGGACGGTGCGCCTCGTCACCGCGAGCCTCGCCGGGCTCGACCGCTCGGCGGAGGAAGCCGCAGCCAATCTCGGGGCCAAGCCCCTCACGGTGTTTGCCCGCATCACCCTGCCGATGCTGCGGCCCGGCATCGTGGCGGCGGCCCTGTTCTCCTTCGTGGCGAGCTTCGAGAACCTCGAACTCAACCTCCTCCTCGTCGGCCCGGGGCGTACCACGCTGCCCGTCGCCATGCTGAGCTACCTGGAATTCCGAATGGACCCGACCCTGGCCGCCGTCGCGACCGCGCAGATCCTGATGGTGACGATCCTGATGCTGGTCACCGACCGGTTCGTGAAGCTGTCGCGGATCGTCTGATGGGCACGCTTCTCCTCGACGGCGTCACCAAGCGCTACGGCGACGCCACCGCCGTCGCCGGCGTCGATCTCGACATCCGCCAGGGCGAGTTGGTGGCCCTCCTCGGCCCTTCCGGCTGCGGCAAGACCACGACGCTGCGGATGGTCGCGGGCTTCATCGAGCCCAGTGCCGGCCGCGTCGTCATCGGCGGGCGCGACGTGACGCGGCTGCCGCCGCATGCCCGCGACACCGGCATGGTGTTCCAGTCCTACGCGCTGTTCCCGCACATGAGCGTCGCCGACAATGTCGGCTTCGGCCTGGAGATGCGGAAGGTAGGAAGAGCGGAGCGCGACCGGCGCATCGCCGAGGCCCTGCGGCTGGTGCGGCTCGACGCTTTGGCGGATCGCCTGCCGCGCCAGCTCTCCGGCGGGCAGCAGCAGCGCGTGGCCTTGGCGAGGGCGCTGGTGGTGAGCCCGGCGGTGTTCCTCCTCGACGAGCCCCTGTCGAACCTCGACGCGAAGCTGCGCTCCGAGGTGGGCCTCGAGATCCGCGAGTTGCAGAAGCGGCTCGGGCTGACCACCCTGATGGTCACCCACGACCAGGACGAGGCGCTCGCCATGGCCGACCGGCTGGTGGTGATGGAGCACGGCCGCGTGCTCCAGGTCGGCAGCGCCGAAGACCTCTACGAGCGCCCGGCCAACACCTTCGTCGCCGGCTTCGTCGGACGCTGCAACCTGCTCGACGGGGCGCGGGAGGGGACCGACGTGTTTCGCCTGGCCAGCGGCGCCGCCGTGCCGTGCGCACCCGATGCGACCGCCAAGAACGGCCTGCTGGCGATCCGGCCCGAGCGGATCGAGGTCGCCCCCGACGCGAGCGGTCCCGGCCGGCTCAGGGCCGTGACCTATCTCGGCGCCCGCACCGAGTATCATCTCGATCTCGCCGGCGAGGCGATCGTCGCGGTGACGCCGACGCCGCTTCCCGACGATCCCCGCCGCCGCCTCGCCGCCGGCGACCCCGTCCGCATCTCATGGGCTGCGGATGCAGCCCGCGTCATCCCCAGTGCCGACGCGTCCCGCGTCATCCCCAGTGCCGACGCGTCCCGCGTCATCCCCAGTGCCGACGCGTCCCGCGTCATCCCCAGTGCCGACGCGTCCCGCGTCATGCCCGCAGCAGAGAGCCCCGCCCGATGATCACCCGTCGCTCCCTCCTCGCCAGCAGCGCCGCCCTCGGCCTTGCCGGCACGCTCCCCGCCCGGGCCGAGGCCGCCCCGATCGTCGTCGGCACCTGGGGCGGCGATTACGGCGCGCTGCTCCAGCAGAACATCGACGTCCCGCTGATGAAGCCGCTCGGCATCGAGGTGTCGCAGGACATCGCCAACCAGGACCCGCGCCGCACCAAGCTGATCGCCG
This sequence is a window from Methylobacterium sp. SyP6R. Protein-coding genes within it:
- a CDS encoding four-carbon acid sugar kinase family protein; translation: MTVARRWLILADDLTGAADCAIAFARRGRRTCVQCGEAGSGAEDDVVSHDADSRQLGPEAAASRHAALLDRLHHPGRSILKKIDSTLRGQPAAELAATLEGLRRRHGAAFAILAPAFPATGRTTRDGRIMVEGRPLEETELWRRDRTYATGSLPAMLEGAGLPSATIALATVRAGPESLREALAQAARAGAVAVLDAESDDDLARIAEAGLAPGARASLVWVGSAGLAHALAARETAPAAPSENISTGSGGTLVVVGSLAAASRAAARRLAGEAGVRHVPVAPDLLLAADETERARCRNAVTAGVSAGDDVLVEVAMGEAPDLALGPRLADALGAWLAPAAPHLGGLVATGGETAAALLAHFRVDGLRLIDEIEAGVSLGLTRGALRVPIVTKAGAFGTPETLVRAVHHLRAIRNQGSST
- the pdxA gene encoding 4-hydroxythreonine-4-phosphate dehydrogenase PdxA; the protein is MSRPTVAITMGDASGIGPEIIMKALALPEVLALCRPLVVGDAGRLREAGRIVGSALAVQAITSPEEAVDAPGTVACIDLALIPPGHPFGRVSPVSGEAAFRYIARAVEIVQAGEAAAICTAPLSKEALHAAGHRYPGHTELLAELTGTPEVSMMLVSPKLRVIHVTTHIGLIDAIARIEPGLVGRVIGRAHDTLVKAGIADPRIGVCAINPHAGENGLFGRGEEAEKIAPAVEACRAKGWRVEGPLPADTLFFLAGRGDYDIVVAMYHDQGHGPIKVLGLEAGVNVTVGLPVIRTSVDHGTAFDIAGTGVADAGSLVEALRQAVDLAPRAGALAPRRAV
- a CDS encoding DeoR/GlpR family DNA-binding transcription regulator, yielding MTRGRHRHPLLLEALQAGEVVVEELAERFGVSASTIRRDLQRLASEKTITRTYGGAVIAHPLPETSLPEREAQARPEKAAIARAALSLLADDDILILDGGSTVAAFGAGLAGRHHTVITNNLPLVGILAAAPGLSLTVLGGAVRPGSMSTMGPLAEASLRRLTADKAVVSGDGFVAGRGLCEAAIEQVALKSLMMEQAAEVVVLMDSSKLGRAAQGAWAPLPACWTLVTDAGATDAQCADAEGAGARVVRVVRVAE
- a CDS encoding methyl-accepting chemotaxis protein, yielding MRNGLSIATKLGLCLVALALLIGATGGLALLELRRVNTAASDLRDVRVPATDTLGSIGINFMRQRVNISRLLTADTPEFRTQVAGQIAKRDEILAAQFARFEALPLSQAERDLYAEFRRHITAYAEYQRQAIGKATGGDVAAAQRIYNTDMSNGVIAIMGTWEKLVALNGTGSKASGDLIEETYVSANRKMLALIGLGLLVAGGAMVLVRYGVAVPLRAITAVTQRLAGGDAAVTIPGQGRRDEIGALAGSVVVFRDNLIRARALEEETALARASAEEQRKLGMRQMADGFEQAVGSIVGGVSAAATELEATARSLSGSAAQAAGQSGAVASAAGDAAANVTVVAAAAEELGSSVQEIGRQVSGSAELARVAVGEASETMALVQDLSQAAAKVGDVVALISSIASQTNLLALNATIEAARAGEAGRGFAVVAAEVKQLAGQTARATEEITGQIGRIQASTGQAASAIDGIGRRIREIDGVASSIAAAVEEQGAATQEIVRNVAEAAAGTGAVTGTIATLAETAGETGAAAAQVLGAASEMSRQSEHLSAEVARFLATVRAA
- a CDS encoding metal-dependent hydrolase family protein; the encoded protein is MSADLVLFRNARVLDGTHDNALDGHDVLVEGGSIREVSDKPLTASSARVIDLAGRTLMPGLIDCHVHVIATIPDLGANAELPDSLVALRTAKIMRGMLMRGFTTVRDLGGADHGLVMAVKEGLIDGPRLVICGKALSQTGGHTDYRGRYHARDVSHYGTKLGALGRVCDGVDAVRRVAREEIKAGADFIKIMANGGVSSPTDPIAFLGYSVDELRAIVEEANNAQTYVAAHLYTDAAIRRAVECGVISVEHGNLVTPETARLIRDKGAYVVPTNVTFDALAKEGASLGLPPASVAKIEDVREAGLKALETLREAGVMMAYGTDLLGEMHRHQSEEFVIRGRCLPAIEVIRSATINAAKVVRLEGKAGVVAPGAFADLIVVDGDPLADLSLLTGQGRHLRAIMIDGRFVKDELAA
- a CDS encoding TetR/AcrR family transcriptional regulator, which codes for MTQTGRQPQARSLATRERVVRATIDEIHAVGYHAATTQAIAERAQVSRGALLHHFPTRADLVRAALETLLDDGTAEIRSVSRDVRSGALPLADFVEFLWPLFSGRFFQLSLELINEARTDPDLRHCLIPVVQRFHAALDAIWVEFCDADARPPREARIILNLTVNLMRGMGVQTVLRPDPDYFRDLIEAWKAVLPLLIAGPAGDAAFAGPRFRAASA
- a CDS encoding ABC transporter permease, whose protein sequence is MSAAILSPAGPGLSARLGRLAVLAAVILAYAIVFAPIVMVVVTSFFDQEIVTFPPDGLTWRWYLNAWAQRDFARGFVTSLQIALAATAIGVPLGTAAALALVRANIPGRGLINTFLLAPLAVPAIVAGSALYMFYLRAEDWLDMDIKATLGGLVAANVLITIPWTVRLVTASLAGLDRSAEEAAANLGAKPLTVFARITLPMLRPGIVAAALFSFVASFENLELNLLLVGPGRTTLPVAMLSYLEFRMDPTLAAVATAQILMVTILMLVTDRFVKLSRIV
- a CDS encoding ABC transporter ATP-binding protein; the protein is MGTLLLDGVTKRYGDATAVAGVDLDIRQGELVALLGPSGCGKTTTLRMVAGFIEPSAGRVVIGGRDVTRLPPHARDTGMVFQSYALFPHMSVADNVGFGLEMRKVGRAERDRRIAEALRLVRLDALADRLPRQLSGGQQQRVALARALVVSPAVFLLDEPLSNLDAKLRSEVGLEIRELQKRLGLTTLMVTHDQDEALAMADRLVVMEHGRVLQVGSAEDLYERPANTFVAGFVGRCNLLDGAREGTDVFRLASGAAVPCAPDATAKNGLLAIRPERIEVAPDASGPGRLRAVTYLGARTEYHLDLAGEAIVAVTPTPLPDDPRRRLAAGDPVRISWAADAARVIPSADASRVIPSADASRVIPSADASRVIPSADASRVMPAAESPAR